A part of Desulfotomaculum nigrificans DSM 574 genomic DNA contains:
- a CDS encoding metal-sensitive transcriptional regulator — protein sequence MDEIKQSSCGCMNNAKNERLSHHDDKTIKELTNRINRIEGQLRGIKGMIERHVYCDDILNQIASVNSALHGVAKLLLERHMKSCVKEQLQAGDEQVVDEVIKTIFRMMR from the coding sequence ATGGATGAAATTAAACAATCTTCCTGTGGTTGCATGAATAATGCAAAAAATGAGCGATTAAGTCATCATGATGATAAAACCATCAAAGAGCTGACTAACCGTATTAATCGGATCGAAGGTCAACTGCGGGGCATTAAAGGAATGATTGAGCGACATGTTTACTGTGATGACATTCTAAACCAAATCGCCTCGGTCAACTCCGCCCTGCACGGGGTGGCTAAACTGCTGCTGGAAAGACATATGAAATCCTGCGTTAAAGAACAGCTGCAGGCCGGGGATGAACAAGTGGTGGACGAGGTGATAAAGACTATTTTTCGCATGATGAGATAG
- a CDS encoding long-chain-fatty-acid--CoA ligase, whose translation MQKEHLWQKYYPEQVPLQLDIPDVSLYYFLEQAAAKYPTNQAIIFMEREISYGCLKEQVDRLARALDSLGVKKGDRVAVMLPNCPQTVITYYALIRLGAVGVMTNPVYVERELSHQLMDSGAETIIFLDQLRPKVENAIPGSAVKRLISTSIQAYLGLPVNLPDAAEKAQPQQISNDPGAPVSFSFEELLLNNPPAPPPVELDLDEDLALLQYTGGTTGQAKGAMLTHRNLVANVTQVRSWLAHCREGQETVMCVLPFYHVYAMTTCMNLAVILSSAMIVEPRLEIDGLLKDIEKYRPTLFQGAPALFNAVTASARGKKYDISSIVACVSGSAPLPVEVQQQFEAMTGGKLVEGYGLTEASPVTHCNPIYGVRVNGSIGLPLPNTLVKIVDLEDGTRELPVGEIGELCVKGPQVMKGYWNLPLETAAVLRDGWLYTGDIARMDENGFTYIVDRKKDMVITCGFNVYPREVEEVLYMHPKVKEAAVIGVPDHNRGEILKAFIVLKEGQEATKEEIIKFCRRQLAKYKVPKKVEFRADLPKSMVGKILRRVLAEEEKAKSAKK comes from the coding sequence GTGCAAAAAGAACATTTGTGGCAGAAATATTATCCAGAACAGGTTCCCCTTCAACTGGATATTCCTGACGTTTCCCTATATTACTTTTTGGAGCAGGCTGCGGCCAAATATCCAACTAATCAGGCCATTATCTTTATGGAACGTGAAATATCCTATGGCTGTCTTAAGGAACAGGTGGACCGGTTGGCCCGGGCCTTAGACTCTCTGGGAGTAAAAAAGGGGGATCGGGTGGCCGTGATGCTGCCCAACTGTCCCCAAACAGTAATTACTTATTACGCATTGATCAGGCTTGGTGCGGTGGGGGTGATGACCAACCCGGTTTACGTGGAGCGGGAGTTATCTCACCAACTGATGGATTCGGGGGCGGAAACAATTATCTTTTTAGATCAGTTACGCCCTAAAGTGGAGAACGCCATACCCGGCTCGGCGGTTAAACGACTTATATCCACCAGTATCCAGGCATACCTGGGGCTGCCGGTTAATTTACCTGATGCTGCTGAAAAAGCCCAACCGCAGCAGATAAGCAATGATCCAGGTGCTCCGGTAAGTTTCTCCTTTGAGGAATTACTGCTTAACAATCCACCTGCTCCCCCGCCGGTGGAACTGGATCTGGACGAAGACCTGGCACTGCTGCAGTATACCGGGGGAACTACCGGCCAGGCCAAAGGGGCCATGCTAACCCACAGGAACTTGGTGGCCAATGTAACCCAGGTACGCAGTTGGCTGGCTCACTGCCGGGAAGGCCAGGAAACAGTGATGTGCGTGCTGCCCTTTTACCATGTGTATGCTATGACCACCTGTATGAATTTGGCAGTAATATTATCTTCCGCCATGATTGTGGAACCCCGGTTGGAGATCGACGGTTTGCTGAAAGATATAGAAAAATACCGGCCCACGTTATTTCAGGGGGCGCCGGCCCTGTTTAACGCAGTCACGGCCAGTGCCAGGGGAAAGAAATATGATATTTCTTCCATTGTGGCCTGTGTCAGTGGTTCAGCACCCCTGCCGGTGGAAGTACAACAGCAGTTTGAAGCTATGACCGGCGGAAAATTGGTTGAGGGCTATGGGTTGACGGAAGCATCCCCGGTAACCCATTGCAACCCTATTTATGGTGTTAGGGTTAACGGCTCCATCGGCCTGCCTTTACCAAATACTTTAGTAAAGATTGTGGATCTGGAAGATGGCACCAGGGAATTGCCGGTTGGTGAGATTGGTGAGCTATGTGTGAAGGGTCCCCAGGTGATGAAAGGTTACTGGAACCTGCCACTAGAAACAGCCGCTGTGTTGCGGGACGGCTGGCTATATACCGGCGATATTGCCCGTATGGATGAAAATGGTTTTACCTATATTGTGGACCGTAAAAAAGATATGGTAATTACCTGTGGTTTTAATGTTTACCCCAGGGAAGTGGAAGAGGTATTGTACATGCATCCCAAAGTCAAGGAAGCCGCTGTGATCGGCGTTCCTGATCATAACCGGGGTGAAATATTAAAGGCCTTTATCGTGCTAAAAGAGGGGCAGGAGGCCACCAAGGAAGAAATAATTAAATTCTGCCGCCGGCAACTGGCCAAATATAAGGTGCCTAAAAAGGTAGAATTCCGTGCTGATCTGCCCAAGTCAATGGTAGGTAAAATATTACGGCGTGTACTGGCCGAAGAAGAAAAGGCCAAATCAGCAAAGAAATAG
- a CDS encoding ABC transporter ATP-binding protein, which produces MSKEHREFRPIRIHGRGPRMDIPVEKARDFKGTLKRLAAYLKPYKFQLLAVLITTVLSTIFSIASPLMIGKAITKLFTGIMLKYKGVPGAGVDYGYILRILLILVVLYVMSAFFSYMQQVIMVRVAQKTVFDLRQEISRKLSRLPLKFFDTHTHGEILSRVTNDVDNISSTLQQSVTQFITAIVTLVGVAVMMLTISPLMTFVTVVTLPLYAVVTKAVASRSQKYFTHQQKALGQLNGHVEEMFTGHIIVKAFGREDKSIEKFNEINEELYQAGWRAQFISGIIMPLMNLIGNIGYVFVSVMGGILVIKKAIEVGDIQAFIQYSRQFNQPITQTANIANIIQSTLASAERVFELLDEPEEIPDSKDAQIINFPRGEVKFENVKFGYRAGDTLIENMNIDVKPGQTIAIVGPTGAGKTTLVNLLMRFYEIDGGKITIDGVDIRELKRSNLRSMLGMVLQDTWLFNGTIRDNIAYGRAGATDEEIVQAAKAAHAHHFIRTLPAGYDTVLNEETSNISQGQKQLLTIARAILADPAILILDEATSSVDTRTEAHIQKAMTNLMHGRTSFVIAHRLSTIRDADLILVMNNGRVIEKGTHKELLAKGGFYTDLYNSQFMGANWANEIG; this is translated from the coding sequence ATGAGTAAAGAACATAGAGAGTTTAGACCAATTCGTATCCATGGCCGGGGTCCGAGGATGGATATACCGGTAGAAAAGGCCAGGGATTTTAAAGGCACTCTCAAAAGGCTGGCGGCTTATTTAAAGCCCTACAAATTTCAACTTTTGGCGGTGCTAATAACCACGGTACTCAGTACAATTTTCAGCATTGCCAGTCCGCTGATGATTGGTAAAGCCATAACCAAATTATTTACCGGTATCATGCTGAAATATAAGGGTGTACCCGGGGCCGGGGTAGATTACGGGTATATCCTCCGAATACTTCTAATTTTGGTTGTACTATACGTGATGAGTGCCTTCTTTAGCTACATGCAACAAGTTATTATGGTTAGGGTAGCACAAAAAACTGTATTTGATTTGCGCCAGGAGATAAGCCGCAAACTCTCCCGCCTACCCCTAAAATTTTTTGATACCCATACCCACGGCGAAATCTTAAGCCGGGTTACCAATGACGTTGATAACATCAGCAGCACCTTGCAGCAAAGTGTCACCCAATTCATAACGGCCATTGTCACCCTGGTGGGGGTAGCGGTGATGATGCTGACCATAAGTCCCTTGATGACCTTTGTTACAGTTGTAACTCTACCCCTTTACGCTGTGGTAACAAAAGCTGTGGCATCCCGCTCCCAAAAATACTTTACCCACCAGCAAAAGGCCCTGGGGCAACTGAACGGGCATGTTGAGGAAATGTTCACGGGTCACATCATAGTAAAGGCCTTTGGCCGTGAGGATAAATCAATAGAAAAGTTTAATGAAATTAATGAAGAACTTTACCAGGCAGGCTGGCGGGCCCAGTTCATTTCCGGTATTATCATGCCTCTGATGAACTTGATCGGCAATATTGGATATGTGTTTGTCTCCGTCATGGGCGGTATTTTAGTCATTAAGAAGGCCATTGAAGTTGGGGATATCCAGGCCTTTATTCAATACTCCCGGCAGTTCAACCAGCCCATAACCCAAACCGCCAATATAGCGAACATTATTCAGTCCACTTTGGCCTCAGCCGAACGGGTTTTTGAACTGCTGGATGAGCCTGAAGAAATTCCTGACAGTAAAGATGCCCAGATTATTAATTTTCCCAGGGGTGAGGTCAAATTTGAAAACGTTAAATTCGGTTACCGGGCAGGGGACACCCTGATCGAGAATATGAATATTGACGTAAAACCGGGACAAACCATTGCCATTGTGGGGCCAACCGGGGCCGGTAAAACCACCCTGGTAAATCTACTCATGCGCTTCTATGAAATAGATGGCGGAAAAATCACCATTGACGGGGTCGATATCAGAGAATTAAAACGAAGCAATTTACGCAGTATGTTGGGCATGGTGCTGCAAGACACCTGGCTTTTTAACGGAACTATCCGGGATAATATAGCCTATGGGCGGGCAGGCGCCACCGATGAAGAGATTGTTCAGGCCGCCAAAGCGGCCCACGCCCACCACTTTATTAGAACCCTGCCCGCTGGCTATGACACAGTACTAAACGAAGAGACATCGAATATTTCCCAGGGACAAAAGCAGTTGCTGACCATAGCCCGGGCCATACTTGCTGATCCGGCCATCCTTATCCTTGATGAAGCCACCAGCAGTGTCGACACCAGAACAGAGGCTCATATTCAAAAGGCCATGACTAATCTGATGCACGGCAGGACCAGCTTTGTCATTGCCCACAGGCTATCAACCATTCGTGATGCGGATTTAATCCTGGTGATGAATAACGGTAGAGTAATAGAAAAGGGCACCCATAAAGAACTGCTGGCTAAGGGCGGCTTTTACACCGATCTTTATAACAGTCAGTTTATGGGTGCCAATTGGGCAAATGAGATTGGTTAA
- a CDS encoding ABC transporter ATP-binding protein, giving the protein MLKLLRLLKPYTISVAVVLVLMFWQSLSQLYLPTLMSDIVDNGIVHGDINYILRVGGLMLLVAAAGTAAAVVAGFLSAKIAASFGQVLRSKVFVRVESFSLNEFNQIGTASLITRTTNDITQVQQVVLMMLRLAVRAPMLAIGGIIMAVAKDAKLSLVIVVVIPVLAVAIFIIAGKGVPLFKKMQAKLDQLNLVLREGLTGIRVIRAFNRIDYEQKRFKDANLDLTDTAVRVNAIMAALMPIMMLILNLTTVAIIWFGSIRIDYGHMQVGDLMAFIQYVMQIMFSLIMLSMLLMNIPRASASAARVNELLDMVLEIKDGKPVKSAAVKSGLVEFRNVTYSYPGAAKPAISNISFTAKPGETTAIIGGTGSGKSTLVNLIPRFYDIDSGSILVDGVDIREMAQADLRSQIGLVPQKAVLFSGTIADNIRYGKEDATNEEIKHAAEVAQATEFIFGMKDGFNTVIAQGGTNVSGGQKQRLAIARALVRKPKIFIFDDCFSALDFKTEAKLRTALKKETVNATVLMVAQRVNSIMHADQIIVLDEGQIAGIGRHKELLRSCRVYREIVTSQLAEEESA; this is encoded by the coding sequence TTGCTTAAGTTGTTAAGGTTGCTAAAACCCTACACCATCTCAGTGGCTGTTGTTTTGGTACTCATGTTTTGGCAATCCCTCTCTCAGTTGTACCTGCCAACCTTAATGTCAGATATCGTTGACAACGGTATCGTCCACGGGGACATCAATTACATTCTAAGAGTTGGGGGATTGATGCTGCTGGTGGCTGCGGCAGGCACTGCTGCTGCAGTTGTGGCCGGGTTTTTATCCGCCAAAATAGCAGCAAGTTTTGGCCAAGTTCTGCGCAGTAAGGTTTTCGTGCGGGTGGAGAGTTTCTCCCTTAATGAGTTTAACCAGATAGGTACTGCCTCTCTGATTACCAGAACCACCAATGATATTACCCAGGTACAACAAGTTGTGTTAATGATGCTGCGCCTGGCAGTCAGAGCACCTATGCTGGCCATCGGTGGTATTATTATGGCGGTAGCAAAGGACGCCAAACTATCTCTCGTTATCGTCGTAGTTATACCTGTACTTGCGGTTGCCATCTTTATTATCGCCGGTAAAGGAGTACCACTCTTTAAAAAAATGCAGGCCAAACTCGATCAATTAAACCTGGTTTTGCGCGAGGGACTGACCGGCATCAGGGTCATCCGTGCTTTTAACCGCATTGATTATGAGCAAAAACGATTTAAGGACGCAAATTTAGACCTCACCGATACCGCTGTCAGAGTCAATGCCATCATGGCCGCCTTAATGCCCATCATGATGCTGATACTGAACTTAACCACTGTGGCCATTATTTGGTTTGGCAGTATTCGGATTGACTATGGGCACATGCAAGTGGGTGATTTGATGGCCTTTATTCAATATGTCATGCAGATTATGTTCTCACTGATTATGCTTTCCATGCTGCTTATGAACATTCCCCGGGCCTCCGCTTCGGCCGCCAGAGTTAATGAATTGCTGGACATGGTGCTGGAAATTAAGGATGGTAAACCGGTTAAGAGTGCTGCCGTTAAAAGCGGTTTAGTGGAGTTTAGGAACGTTACCTATAGTTACCCCGGGGCAGCCAAACCCGCCATCAGTAATATTTCATTTACGGCCAAACCAGGTGAAACAACCGCCATTATCGGCGGTACCGGTTCAGGTAAGTCAACGCTGGTCAACCTTATCCCCCGCTTCTACGATATTGACAGCGGCAGTATTTTAGTTGATGGTGTGGATATCCGGGAAATGGCCCAGGCCGATCTCCGGTCCCAAATTGGTTTGGTGCCGCAAAAGGCGGTTCTTTTTTCCGGTACCATTGCGGACAATATCAGGTATGGTAAGGAAGATGCCACCAATGAAGAAATAAAGCATGCCGCCGAAGTCGCCCAGGCCACCGAATTTATTTTTGGTATGAAAGACGGTTTTAATACCGTTATCGCCCAGGGTGGCACCAATGTTTCCGGGGGCCAGAAACAGCGCCTGGCCATCGCCCGGGCCCTGGTGAGAAAACCGAAAATATTTATATTTGACGACTGCTTCTCAGCCCTTGACTTTAAAACCGAGGCCAAGCTGCGGACAGCCCTGAAAAAAGAAACGGTGAACGCCACTGTGCTGATGGTGGCCCAGAGAGTTAACTCTATAATGCATGCAGATCAGATTATAGTTCTGGATGAGGGGCAAATTGCAGGAATTGGCCGGCATAAAGAGCTTTTAAGAAGCTGTCGGGTATATCGTGAGATTGTAACTTCCCAGCTGGCAGAAGAGGAATCAGCATGA
- the lpdA gene encoding dihydrolipoyl dehydrogenase, translating to MTYNAVVIGGGPGGYVAAIRIAQLGGRVAVVEKDKLGGTCLNRGCIPTKSLIAAVDRLKAVEEAAEFGIEVSKPVINFGKVQARKAEVVEKLVSGINFLFKKNRVDLFTGTAKIKAPGVVEVEHNGEVQELPCENIVIATGSSPALIKSLGYNGTTVITSEEALQLTEVPKSLLIIGAGVIGCEFAHIYGSMGTEITMVEAAASILSIQDKDISRRMQTIFKKKKFNIKTNATIKKIEEVDGGVKAELENGDIITAEKALISIGRTLNTQNLGLAEVGVELGDRGQILVNDQMQTNIKGIYAIGDVVMKYQLAHVASAQGIVAAENIMGKNSTMDYSAVPSCIFTSPEIASVGMTEQQAKDKGIPVKTGKFNFMANGKALSMGEGEGFVKIITNQENDVVLGVHIMGPHASDLIAEATLAVRKGMSAKELATTIHAHPTLAEAIMEAAENVHGLSIHG from the coding sequence ATGACTTACAATGCGGTGGTTATTGGCGGCGGTCCCGGCGGCTATGTGGCGGCCATTAGAATAGCCCAACTGGGCGGCAGGGTGGCAGTGGTAGAAAAGGACAAATTAGGCGGTACCTGCCTGAACAGAGGCTGCATCCCCACCAAATCACTGATTGCTGCGGTGGATAGACTGAAAGCGGTGGAGGAAGCTGCTGAATTTGGTATTGAAGTGAGCAAGCCGGTAATTAACTTTGGCAAAGTTCAGGCCAGAAAGGCTGAAGTGGTAGAGAAGCTAGTGAGCGGCATCAATTTCTTATTTAAGAAAAACAGAGTAGACCTCTTTACCGGTACAGCCAAAATCAAAGCCCCCGGTGTAGTGGAAGTTGAGCATAACGGCGAAGTTCAAGAACTGCCGTGTGAAAACATTGTGATTGCCACCGGGTCCAGTCCGGCCTTAATCAAGTCCCTGGGTTATAATGGAACCACCGTCATTACCAGTGAAGAAGCTTTACAATTGACTGAGGTACCCAAAAGCCTGTTAATTATTGGTGCCGGCGTAATTGGCTGTGAATTTGCCCATATTTATGGTAGTATGGGAACAGAAATAACTATGGTGGAAGCTGCTGCAAGTATTTTATCAATTCAAGATAAAGATATTTCCCGCCGTATGCAGACCATCTTTAAGAAGAAAAAATTTAATATCAAGACTAATGCAACCATTAAGAAAATAGAAGAGGTTGATGGCGGTGTCAAAGCTGAGTTAGAAAACGGTGACATCATCACCGCCGAGAAAGCACTCATCTCCATTGGTCGGACACTCAATACCCAAAACCTGGGATTGGCAGAGGTTGGTGTTGAGCTTGGCGACAGGGGACAAATTTTGGTTAATGACCAAATGCAAACCAACATCAAGGGCATCTATGCCATCGGTGATGTGGTTATGAAATACCAGCTGGCTCACGTGGCCTCTGCCCAGGGTATTGTGGCGGCAGAGAACATCATGGGCAAAAATTCCACCATGGATTACAGTGCCGTACCCAGCTGTATTTTTACCAGTCCGGAAATAGCTTCCGTGGGTATGACCGAGCAGCAGGCAAAAGATAAGGGGATCCCTGTAAAAACCGGTAAATTTAATTTTATGGCCAACGGCAAGGCTTTAAGCATGGGGGAAGGGGAAGGTTTTGTCAAAATTATTACCAACCAGGAGAACGATGTGGTATTAGGTGTACACATCATGGGACCCCATGCTTCAGACTTAATTGCTGAAGCAACCCTGGCCGTAAGAAAGGGTATGAGTGCTAAAGAATTGGCAACTACCATTCACGCTCACCCCACCCTGGCGGAAGCCATTATGGAAGCTGCGGAAAATGTGCACGGTTTAAGTATTCACGGCTAG
- the lipB gene encoding lipoyl(octanoyl) transferase LipB, with product MKLLVAILGEVDYQESLNMQEKLLQLRQQNKVPDIMLLLQHPPTLTLGTRENRCNIITPEAELQRQGVKIFKINRGGDVTYHGPGQIVGYPIMNLNGYGKSVRGYIHNIEETFIQLLKAEYDITATREDRYHGVWVGDEKITAIGCAVKRWVTMHGFAFNVNTNLNHFKWINPCGITDKGVTSLQKILGQPQDIQKVNHQVVSHFSRVFHCEPEIINQQQLHQIIGGQANA from the coding sequence ATGAAACTATTAGTTGCTATACTGGGAGAGGTAGATTATCAAGAGAGCTTAAATATGCAGGAAAAATTACTGCAATTACGCCAGCAAAATAAGGTGCCGGATATCATGCTCCTGCTGCAGCATCCGCCTACATTAACTTTGGGTACCAGGGAAAATCGCTGTAATATCATTACTCCAGAAGCAGAGCTGCAAAGACAAGGGGTAAAAATATTTAAAATTAACCGGGGTGGCGATGTCACTTATCATGGACCGGGCCAGATTGTGGGCTACCCCATCATGAATCTTAATGGTTATGGCAAAAGTGTGCGGGGGTATATCCATAATATTGAAGAAACATTTATTCAGTTGTTAAAGGCTGAATATGATATCACAGCTACCCGGGAAGACCGGTACCACGGGGTTTGGGTTGGTGACGAAAAAATAACCGCCATTGGTTGTGCGGTGAAGCGGTGGGTCACCATGCATGGTTTTGCCTTTAATGTTAATACCAACTTAAATCACTTTAAATGGATCAATCCCTGCGGCATTACCGATAAAGGAGTAACATCACTGCAAAAGATTTTAGGCCAACCACAGGATATACAAAAGGTTAATCATCAGGTAGTTTCCCACTTTAGCCGGGTTTTCCATTGTGAACCGGAAATCATTAACCAGCAGCAATTACACCAAATTATAGGAGGACAAGCCAATGCATAA
- the lipA gene encoding lipoyl synthase — MHKRKPEWLRVRLQGAEKSQQVKDMLKRLSLHTVCEEANCPNLIECFGRKTATFMILGSVCTRNCTFCNVTKGLTQPVDPEEPAHVAEAVKELGLKHAVITSVTRDDLPDGGAGHFARVIEKLKEAGVIVEVLIPDFQGSREALEIVIKAKPHILNHNIETVPRLYPTVRPKASYPRSLELLKNSKELDDSIFTKSGIMVGLGEQEAEVIKVMQDLREAGCDILTIGQYLAPSAKHHPVIEYIHLDIFKKYKDLAYQMGFKYVAADPLVRSSYHAADVSEVIS; from the coding sequence ATGCATAAACGAAAACCCGAATGGCTAAGGGTGAGATTACAAGGGGCGGAAAAATCCCAACAGGTTAAAGATATGCTGAAAAGACTTTCCCTGCATACAGTGTGTGAGGAAGCCAACTGCCCTAATCTGATTGAATGTTTTGGTCGTAAGACAGCTACTTTTATGATTTTAGGCAGTGTCTGTACCCGCAACTGCACCTTCTGTAATGTCACCAAGGGTTTGACCCAGCCTGTTGACCCCGAGGAACCGGCCCATGTGGCAGAGGCAGTTAAAGAACTGGGCCTAAAGCACGCTGTGATTACCTCGGTAACCAGGGATGACCTGCCCGACGGCGGTGCCGGGCACTTTGCCCGGGTGATTGAAAAACTAAAGGAAGCCGGGGTCATTGTGGAAGTGCTGATACCTGATTTTCAAGGTAGCCGTGAAGCACTGGAGATAGTGATTAAAGCTAAACCGCATATCCTTAATCACAACATCGAAACTGTGCCAAGACTATATCCAACAGTTCGCCCCAAAGCCAGTTATCCACGTTCACTGGAACTGCTTAAAAACTCCAAGGAACTTGACGACAGTATATTTACTAAATCAGGTATCATGGTAGGTTTGGGTGAGCAGGAAGCAGAGGTAATTAAGGTAATGCAAGATTTGCGGGAAGCCGGCTGTGATATTTTAACCATCGGTCAGTATTTAGCACCATCAGCCAAACATCACCCGGTAATAGAGTATATTCACCTGGACATCTTTAAAAAGTATAAGGATCTGGCTTATCAAATGGGCTTCAAATATGTTGCTGCCGACCCGCTGGTGCGAAGTTCTTACCATGCGGCAGATGTTTCCGAGGTAATTAGCTAA
- a CDS encoding Spy/CpxP family protein refolding chaperone, translating to MKRKLMLFILTLLLVFGIVQIASAAGPGWSGGPRALSSDNWVNLAETLKLTDQQISKMREIQQNSYRQTRDLRIKLQDSMFELRQMQLEKNPDKAKVDAKIKEVNDLRSKLYDVRQQSRQQCQNILTPEQLAQLAKIRGGCGLCPKAGVGGTGQGNSR from the coding sequence GTGAAAAGGAAGTTGATGCTTTTTATTTTGACACTGCTTTTGGTTTTCGGCATCGTGCAAATTGCTTCCGCTGCCGGCCCGGGGTGGAGCGGTGGTCCAAGGGCACTTTCCAGTGATAACTGGGTTAACCTGGCGGAGACACTGAAGCTCACCGACCAGCAAATCAGCAAGATGCGGGAAATACAGCAAAATAGCTACCGGCAGACCCGTGACTTGCGGATCAAATTGCAGGATAGCATGTTCGAATTAAGGCAAATGCAGCTGGAAAAGAATCCGGATAAGGCTAAAGTGGATGCCAAGATCAAAGAAGTGAATGATCTGCGCAGTAAACTCTATGATGTTCGCCAACAAAGCAGACAGCAGTGCCAAAATATCTTAACACCGGAGCAGTTGGCCCAGCTGGCCAAAATCCGCGGGGGGTGCGGTTTATGCCCTAAAGCCGGTGTGGGCGGCACCGGTCAAGGGAATTCCCGGTAA
- a CDS encoding ABC transporter permease: MKNKKKEAGHKQISTILSIASLLLFWQLLSALLEMNGINTLPGPVLSFKTFFTEMTKTLWYHFYVSTYRVLVSLGISLLLAVPMGMVAGREEKLDRYLAPLIYLVYPIPKIVFLPILMILFGLGDVSKIALISFVLFFQILVTTRDAARGINKEVITSVLSLGATRRDIYRHVVWPAVIPEVLTSLRIASGTAIAVLFFAETVASREGLGYYLLDAWSMYAYKEMFAGIIAMGLLGFIIYMGLDYIEHKVCRWKQ, translated from the coding sequence GTGAAGAACAAAAAGAAGGAAGCAGGGCATAAACAAATATCAACAATCTTATCGATAGCCAGCCTGTTATTATTCTGGCAATTACTGTCGGCTTTGTTGGAGATGAATGGTATCAATACCCTGCCGGGGCCGGTACTTTCATTTAAAACTTTTTTTACTGAAATGACAAAAACCCTTTGGTATCATTTTTACGTTAGTACCTACAGGGTGTTGGTGAGCCTGGGCATATCTCTGTTACTTGCAGTACCCATGGGTATGGTGGCGGGGCGGGAAGAAAAGTTGGATCGCTATCTGGCGCCCTTAATATACCTTGTTTACCCCATCCCCAAAATTGTCTTTTTACCCATATTAATGATCCTTTTTGGTTTGGGGGATGTGTCCAAAATAGCGCTCATTTCCTTTGTCCTGTTTTTTCAAATCCTGGTGACCACCAGAGATGCAGCCAGGGGGATAAATAAAGAGGTAATTACTTCCGTTTTATCCCTGGGTGCCACCCGCCGGGACATTTACAGACACGTGGTTTGGCCGGCGGTGATCCCGGAAGTGTTAACATCATTGCGCATTGCCTCAGGCACCGCCATTGCCGTTTTGTTCTTTGCCGAAACTGTGGCCAGTCGGGAGGGGCTTGGTTACTACCTGTTGGACGCCTGGTCCATGTACGCTTATAAGGAGATGTTTGCGGGCATTATTGCCATGGGGTTGTTGGGGTTTATCATTTACATGGGATTGGATTATATAGAACATAAAGTTTGCAGATGGAAACAATAA
- a CDS encoding ABC transporter ATP-binding protein, whose protein sequence is MITVNNLSVYYKQKNSTVQALKDVCFTVPRGSTCAIIGPSGCGKSTLLSVLSGLHHDYSGEVLVDGAKVHQVRRQTALILQGHGLLPWKTVWDNAVLGLQIRGVPKKVMTEKVSVILKDLGLWEMKDRYPAQLSGGQRQRIGIARALALDPDLLLMDEPFSALDALTREALQKQLLSIWLNNKITFVLVTHSIEEAIFLGQRIIIFAGHPGQVIEIVDNPRAGDMAYRKTKDFHEVATRVREILEQ, encoded by the coding sequence ATGATCACAGTAAATAACCTTTCGGTGTACTACAAGCAAAAAAATAGCACTGTACAAGCCTTAAAGGATGTCTGCTTTACCGTTCCCCGGGGCAGCACCTGCGCCATTATCGGACCCTCGGGTTGCGGCAAATCCACTTTGCTTAGCGTGCTGTCCGGGTTACATCATGATTACTCCGGGGAAGTATTAGTGGATGGGGCAAAAGTTCACCAGGTGCGGCGCCAAACTGCCTTGATTTTACAGGGGCACGGGTTGCTGCCGTGGAAAACAGTATGGGACAATGCCGTATTGGGTTTGCAGATACGAGGTGTGCCCAAAAAGGTAATGACTGAAAAGGTTTCTGTAATACTTAAGGACCTGGGCCTTTGGGAAATGAAAGACCGTTATCCTGCCCAGCTGAGCGGTGGTCAGCGCCAGCGAATTGGCATTGCCCGGGCCCTGGCCTTAGATCCTGACCTGTTGTTAATGGATGAGCCCTTTTCCGCACTGGACGCCTTAACCCGGGAAGCCCTGCAAAAACAGCTCCTCAGCATTTGGTTAAACAATAAAATAACCTTTGTTTTAGTAACTCACAGCATTGAAGAAGCGATATTCCTGGGTCAAAGAATTATAATTTTTGCGGGCCACCCGGGGCAAGTGATAGAAATAGTTGATAACCCCCGGGCAGGAGACATGGCCTACCGCAAAACCAAGGATTTTCATGAAGTGGCCACAAGGGTAAGGGAGATACTGGAGCAGTGA